Proteins encoded together in one Benincasa hispida cultivar B227 chromosome 1, ASM972705v1, whole genome shotgun sequence window:
- the LOC120091981 gene encoding protein CMSS1 isoform X2, giving the protein MVGLENADKASEASLRNPRKKRKQRPPNNPKNSKKRKSVVNNNRDAQNANNGSENSASEALPLEPFSFFLDEFQTANDVQISSLEFESMKDRCILGPPESSVQDDKTLVKHIKEAFGSSWKEVLCKGKLFEGKTEPGSPAVLIISTSALRSIELLKGFRSLTEECHAVKLFSKHMKIEEQRGDDNCFHFAIRNNFKLWIWEMKILQITIRGKSTAEFDGLHVQLLKNRVNIASGTPSRIKKLIDTEALGLSRLAVIVLDIQPDIKGYSLFSLPQVRDEFWDLYKSYLHPRVVEGELRICLFGPLQPSRKRRKKELTSPPEQEESEMERM; this is encoded by the exons ATGGTGGGTTTAGAAAATGCAGACAAAGCTTCTGAAGCTTCTCTTCGAAACCCTAGAAAGAAGCGCAAACAGCGGCCTCCAAACAACCCTAAGAACTCCAAGAAGAGGAAGTCCGTTGTGAACAACAACCGCGATGCGCAAAATGCCAACAATGGTAGTGAAAACAGTGCATCGGAGGCACTTCCATTGGAGCCCTTCAGCTTTTTTCTGGATGAGTTCCAGACGGCTAATGATGTGCAGATTTCTTCGCTTGAGTTTGAGTCCATGAAAG ATAGATGTATTCTGGGTCCTCCTGAAAGTTCAGTGCAGGATGATAAAACCTTGGTGAAACATATCAAGGAAGCTTTTGGGTCATCGTGGAAAGAAGTTCTTTGTAAAGGGAAACTCTTTGAAGGAAAGACTGAACCTGGTAGTCCTGCTGTTCTTATAATCAGCACATCTGCACTTAGGTCGATTGAACTTTTAAA GGGTTTTCGATCGCTAACTGAAGAATGCCATGCTGTAAAGCTATTTTCAAAGCACATGAAGATTGAGGAGCAG AGGGGGGATgataattgttttcattttgctaTCAGGAACAA TTTCAAACTTTGGATTTGGGAGATGAAGATACTTCAAATAACTATCAGAGGCAAAAGCACTGCTGAATTTGATGGTTTGCAC GTACAGCTGTTGAAGAACCGTGTTAACATTGCGAGTGGTACACCGAGCAG gattaaaaaattgattgatACCGAGGCCTTGGGGCTTTCAAGATTAGCAGTTATTGTGCTCGACATTCAACCAGATATTAAGGGATATTCTTTATTTTCACTTCCACAAGTCAG AGATGAGTTCTGGGATTTGTACAAGAGCTACTTACAcccaagagttgttgaaggtgAGCTACGAATTTGCCTCTTTGGACCTTTACAACCTTCTCGAAAGCGAAGGAAAAAAGAACTTACCAGTCCACCAG AGCAAGAAGAATCAGAAATGGAGAGAATGTAA
- the LOC120091981 gene encoding protein CMSS1 isoform X1, translated as MVGLENADKASEASLRNPRKKRKQRPPNNPKNSKKRKSVVNNNRDAQNANNGSENSASEALPLEPFSFFLDEFQTANDVQISSLEFESMKDRCILGPPESSVQDDKTLVKHIKEAFGSSWKEVLCKGKLFEGKTEPGSPAVLIISTSALRSIELLKGFRSLTEECHAVKLFSKHMKIEEQRGDDNCFHFAIRNNFKLWIWEMKILQITIRGKSTAEFDGLHVQLLKNRVNIASGTPSRIKKLIDTEALGLSRLAVIVLDIQPDIKGYSLFSLPQVRDEFWDLYKSYLHPRVVEGELRICLFGPLQPSRKRRKKELTSPPGTEQEESEMERM; from the exons ATGGTGGGTTTAGAAAATGCAGACAAAGCTTCTGAAGCTTCTCTTCGAAACCCTAGAAAGAAGCGCAAACAGCGGCCTCCAAACAACCCTAAGAACTCCAAGAAGAGGAAGTCCGTTGTGAACAACAACCGCGATGCGCAAAATGCCAACAATGGTAGTGAAAACAGTGCATCGGAGGCACTTCCATTGGAGCCCTTCAGCTTTTTTCTGGATGAGTTCCAGACGGCTAATGATGTGCAGATTTCTTCGCTTGAGTTTGAGTCCATGAAAG ATAGATGTATTCTGGGTCCTCCTGAAAGTTCAGTGCAGGATGATAAAACCTTGGTGAAACATATCAAGGAAGCTTTTGGGTCATCGTGGAAAGAAGTTCTTTGTAAAGGGAAACTCTTTGAAGGAAAGACTGAACCTGGTAGTCCTGCTGTTCTTATAATCAGCACATCTGCACTTAGGTCGATTGAACTTTTAAA GGGTTTTCGATCGCTAACTGAAGAATGCCATGCTGTAAAGCTATTTTCAAAGCACATGAAGATTGAGGAGCAG AGGGGGGATgataattgttttcattttgctaTCAGGAACAA TTTCAAACTTTGGATTTGGGAGATGAAGATACTTCAAATAACTATCAGAGGCAAAAGCACTGCTGAATTTGATGGTTTGCAC GTACAGCTGTTGAAGAACCGTGTTAACATTGCGAGTGGTACACCGAGCAG gattaaaaaattgattgatACCGAGGCCTTGGGGCTTTCAAGATTAGCAGTTATTGTGCTCGACATTCAACCAGATATTAAGGGATATTCTTTATTTTCACTTCCACAAGTCAG AGATGAGTTCTGGGATTTGTACAAGAGCTACTTACAcccaagagttgttgaaggtgAGCTACGAATTTGCCTCTTTGGACCTTTACAACCTTCTCGAAAGCGAAGGAAAAAAGAACTTACCAGTCCACCAG GTACAGAGCAAGAAGAATCAGAAATGGAGAGAATGTAA
- the LOC120091981 gene encoding protein CMS1 isoform X3, with translation MVGLENADKASEASLRNPRKKRKQRPPNNPKNSKKRKSVVNNNRDAQNANNGSENSASEALPLEPFSFFLDEFQTANDVQISSLEFESMKDRCILGPPESSVQDDKTLVKHIKEAFGSSWKEVLCKGKLFEGKTEPGSPAVLIISTSALRSIELLKGFRSLTEECHAVKLFSKHMKIEEQVQLLKNRVNIASGTPSRIKKLIDTEALGLSRLAVIVLDIQPDIKGYSLFSLPQVRDEFWDLYKSYLHPRVVEGELRICLFGPLQPSRKRRKKELTSPPGTEQEESEMERM, from the exons ATGGTGGGTTTAGAAAATGCAGACAAAGCTTCTGAAGCTTCTCTTCGAAACCCTAGAAAGAAGCGCAAACAGCGGCCTCCAAACAACCCTAAGAACTCCAAGAAGAGGAAGTCCGTTGTGAACAACAACCGCGATGCGCAAAATGCCAACAATGGTAGTGAAAACAGTGCATCGGAGGCACTTCCATTGGAGCCCTTCAGCTTTTTTCTGGATGAGTTCCAGACGGCTAATGATGTGCAGATTTCTTCGCTTGAGTTTGAGTCCATGAAAG ATAGATGTATTCTGGGTCCTCCTGAAAGTTCAGTGCAGGATGATAAAACCTTGGTGAAACATATCAAGGAAGCTTTTGGGTCATCGTGGAAAGAAGTTCTTTGTAAAGGGAAACTCTTTGAAGGAAAGACTGAACCTGGTAGTCCTGCTGTTCTTATAATCAGCACATCTGCACTTAGGTCGATTGAACTTTTAAA GGGTTTTCGATCGCTAACTGAAGAATGCCATGCTGTAAAGCTATTTTCAAAGCACATGAAGATTGAGGAGCAG GTACAGCTGTTGAAGAACCGTGTTAACATTGCGAGTGGTACACCGAGCAG gattaaaaaattgattgatACCGAGGCCTTGGGGCTTTCAAGATTAGCAGTTATTGTGCTCGACATTCAACCAGATATTAAGGGATATTCTTTATTTTCACTTCCACAAGTCAG AGATGAGTTCTGGGATTTGTACAAGAGCTACTTACAcccaagagttgttgaaggtgAGCTACGAATTTGCCTCTTTGGACCTTTACAACCTTCTCGAAAGCGAAGGAAAAAAGAACTTACCAGTCCACCAG GTACAGAGCAAGAAGAATCAGAAATGGAGAGAATGTAA